One region of Culex pipiens pallens isolate TS chromosome 2, TS_CPP_V2, whole genome shotgun sequence genomic DNA includes:
- the LOC120422875 gene encoding anoctamin-8 isoform X1: MDQHPLLLANESIHDSGIIEDVHQESECDTGNEEYGDESNLESNLRRRKGKIISCVENASRLIRRRVPCAGHLMTPRRLWLNKIPTQCDVVIEFPEDAPDDALRWLLNKIKTSPPEGLGLSAMVRAHDSTKRTAFYVTAPMNVLFKAAEEARLPKRLRTDLGGALKEFTKRESHCFAQTKDSEGANTLFTSQERQWLVLQVLQGLRAGVSDLKALQGRAQVEEGQSIVAAWQELGLITQVFPLHETSALQQLQSSWVRKFFAPQPLDDIAAYFGVKVALYFAWLGHYTCALCVPAVLGTILYAGLWGRGQTAQDIGHVIFSLFNVAWASLYLEAWRRYSVELAFRWGTLSTPPELLEPPRPLYKGPLEESPVTGRLEPRETPAWQRRAFRYLVSFPIIGLCLVLVFVVMFLMLRLQDWLDQHSPNSNGALWDCMCMASKDWWDEKLPEQGIFSCLSVIPKVLLAGAITLMDEAYYKLAVWLNDKENYRLQSKYENHLIGKVALFQFVNSFLSLFYIAFYLRDQDKLKEQLAGLLISRQIIGNLRESAWPYLVEQWKLAKLSFKLWGALSPTQELPPPMIENKQVNEGKGSSECTSSTPKRSIGQAEVESSLYKYDGTFSDHLEMLVQMGYVVLFSAAFPLAGLCALANNLLEIRSDAFKLAHVHQRPFGQRVANIGTWQNALGMLGLAAVIVNCALIGLSGQVSRLWPGLTSTQTVILIVALEHVMLGLRSALTWLLPELPSWLAAEIARAEHCRREMQCKGPSPRQTPPSPPSSTSLSHHDHDFNSNQDIYDKTEQSVGRFHIFPSHDIQENEMERVPLAGSLATKLDNLTSSGSGGGHQSQSQSHLQPHQKEPRSSNDNIDIFATETREVTPDSPISQTSTVLLRPLQDSPLSGQSAQTVALESTQNSGACPMKPSIKLAAIPPFRGQSMKHSYSIYDKRSINLGETMSPRVSSQPIQIPEIPPFRKQAHSTMHSPVSQSPQNLGLVNASPPRIAEIPPFRPRIRSKEWMPNIEHTEHHLTIGPSGGAEWAKRLKAADPSIIHRSTDCIVAKQQELASGSDSELMKAAPSWNNMAPKTVDQPGTSTSAPSVKAQTEEEAAKAAAELAAKKSRIKQSLVKRARSVAIFSLKLKEQRAKRAEKAAQEARDALPPPPPGGELSLIPIEQLIQVDDVLNQRNLNHGGGHNNHHSSSAGSGST, from the exons CCTCGAGACTGATCCGGCGGCGAGTGCCTTGCGCAGGACACCTAATGACTCCCCGACGCCTCTGGCTGAACAAAATTCCGACCCAGTGCGATGTGGTGATTGAATTTCCAG AGGATGCACCGGATGATGCCCTCCGATGGCTGCTGAATAAGATTAAGACGTCCCCACCGGAAGGCTTGGGATTGTCGGCAATGGTGAGAGCACACGACAGTACAAAACGGACGGCGTTCTACGTCACGGCGCCGATGAATGT aCTGTTCAAGGCGGCCGAGGAGGCACGTCTGCCGAAACGACTCCGCACGGACCTGGGCGGAGCGCTGAAGGAGTTCACCAAGCGGGAAAGTCACTGTTTTGCCCAAACGAAGGACAGCGAAGGTGCGAACACGTTGTTCACCTCCCAGGAGCGCCAGTGGCTGGTACTACAG GTGCTGCAAGGACTCAGGGCAGGAGTTTCGGATCTGAAGGCCCTGCAAGGACGGGCACAGGTCGAGGAAGGCCAGAGCATAG TGGCCGCCTGGCAGGAACTGGGCCTGATAACACAAGTGTTTCCCTTACACGAAACAAGCGCCTTACAGCAGCTACAGTCGAGCTGGGTACGGAAGTTTTTTGCGCCGCAACCGTTAG ACGACATTGCTGCGTACTTTGGAGTGAAAGTGGCTTTATACTTTGCGTGGCTGGGCCATTACACGTGTGCACTGTGTGTTCCGGCCGTCCTCGGTACGATACTGTACGCCGGCCTGTGGGGCCGTGGCCAG ACGGCACAGGACATTGGCCATGTGATTTTTTCCCTGTTCAACGTGGCGTGGGCGTCCCTGTATCTGGAGGCCTGGAGGCGCTACTCGGTCGAGTTGGCCTTCCGGTGGGGCACGCTGTCCACCCCTCCGGAACTACTCGAACCACCGAGACCACTGTACAAG GGTCCACTGGAGGAAAGTCCCGTCACGGGACGGCTGGAGCCCAGGGAAACGCCGGCCTGGCAGCGACGTGCGTTCCGGTATCTAGTTAGTTTTCCAATTATTGGGCTCTGTTTAGTGCTAGTGTTTGTAGTGATGTTCCTAATGTTACGACTACAG GATTGGCTCGATCAGCACTCTCCAAATTCTAACGGTGCCCTCTGGGATTGCATGTGCATGGCGTCAAAG GACTGGTGGGACGAGAAACTCCCCGAGCAGGGCATTTTCAGCTGTTTGAGTGTGATACCGAAGGTCCTCCTGGCCGGCGCCATCACCCTGATGGACGAGGCGTACTACAAGTTGGCCGTCTGGCTCAACGACAAAG AGAACTATCGGCTGCAGTCCAAGTACGAGAACCATCTTATCGGCAAGGTGGCCCTGTTTCAGTTTGTCAACAGCTTTCTGTCGCTGTTCTACATCGCGTTTTATCTGCGCGATCAAGATAAGCTGAAGGAG CAACTGGCTGGTTTGCTTATATCGCGCCAGATTATCGGGAATCTTCGAGAGTCCGCATGGCCCTACTTGGTGGAGCAGTGGAAGCTGGCCAAGCTGAGTTTCAAGCTGTGGGGAGCGTTGAGTCCAACGCAGGAATTGCCACCCCCAATGATTGAGAACAAACAGGTCAATGAAGGCAAAGGATCCTCGGAGTGCACCTCGTCAACACCGAAGAGATCTATCGGGCAAGCCGAGGTCGAGAGTTCTCTGTACAAATACGATGGAACCTTCTCGGACCACCTGGAGATGCTGGTCCAGATGGGCTACGTGGTTCTGTTTTCGGCAGCATTTCCTCTGGCTGGACTGTGCGCCTTGGCTAACAATTTGCTGGAGATTCGGTCCGATGCGTTTAAACTTGCACACGTACATCAGAGGCCTTTCGGGCAGAGAGTGGCCAACATTGGCACCTGGCAGAATGCCCTTGGAATGCTCGGACTTGCAGCTGTGATCGTGAACTGTGCCCTGATCGGACTGTCCGGACAGGTCTCGCGACTATGGCCCGGATTGACCTCGACACAAACAGTTATTCTGATTGTGGCCCTCGAGCACGTGATGCTTGGTCTTCGATCAGCACTAACCTGGCTTCTTCCGGAACTTCCATCGTGGCTGGCCGCCGAAATAGCCCGTGCCGAGCACTGTCGTCGAGAGATGCAATGCAAGGGTCCCTCTCCTCGGCAGACCCCTCCATCTCCACCGTCGTCCACATCCCTCTCGCACCACGATCACGACTTCAACAGCAACCAGGACATCTACGACAAAACGGAACAATCCGTTGGCAG ATTTCACATCTTCCCTAGTCACGATATTCAGGAGAACGAAATGGAACGGGTCCCGTTGGCGGGCAGCTTGGCGACCAAGCTGGACAATCTAACCAGCAGCGGCAGTGGCGGCGGCCATCAGTCCCAATCGCAATCCCACCTTCAGCCCCACCAGAAAGAACCTCGCAGCAGCAACGACAACATCGACATCTTCGCAACGGAAACACGAGAGGTCACACCGGATTCGCCGATCTCGCAG ACCAGCACAGTATTATTACGACCTCTCCAAGATTCTCCCCTTAGTGGTCAATCAGCACAAACTGTTGCATTAGAATCTACACAGAACTCAGG TGCATGCCCAATGAAGCCAAGCATTAAGCTCGCTGCAATTCCGCCATTCCGGGGACAGTCGATGAAGCACAGTTATAGTATTTACGATAAGCGAAGCATCAACCTCGG TGAAACGATGAGTCCCCGAGTTTCGTCGCAGCCTATCCAGATTCCAGAGATTCCACCTTTCCGCAAGCAAGCACACTCCACCATGCACTCGCCCGTCAGCCAGAGCCCCCAGAATCTGGGCCTGGTGAACGCCTCACCACCTAGAATAGCGGAAATTCCGCCCTTCCGGCCTCGCATCCGGTCCAAGGAGTGGATGCCCAACATCGAG CACACCGAACATCATCTCACGATCGGGCCCAGTGGAGGCGCCGAGTGGGCGAAACGTTTGAAGGCGGCCGATCCTTCCATTATTCACAGAAGCACCGACTGTATTGTAGCGAAG CAACAAGAACTGGCCTCCGGATCCGACTCGGAGCTGATGAAGGCAGCCCCCTCGTGGAACAACATGGCACCCAAAACGGTCGATCAGCCCGGCACCAGTACGAGCGCACCATCCGTCAAGGCCCAAACCGAAGAGGAAGCGGCCAAAG CCGCAGCCGAACTGGCCGCGAAAAAGTCCCGCATCAAGCAGAGTCTGGTCAAGCGGGCCCGATCGGTGGCGATCTTCTCGCTGAAGCTGAAGGAGCAACGCGCGAAACGTGCCGAAAAGGCCGCCCAGGAAGCTAGG GACGCCCTTCCACCGCCACCCCCGGGCGGAGAGCTATCGCTAATTCCCATCGAGCAGCTGATCCAGGTGGACGATGTCCTGAACCAGCGAAATCTGAACCACGGCGGGGGTCACAACAACCACCACAGCAGCAGTGCCGGGTCGGGCAGTACGTAA
- the LOC120422875 gene encoding anoctamin-8 isoform X6: MDQHPLLLANESIHDSGIIEDVHQESECDTGNEEYGDESNLESNLRRRKGKIISCVENASRLIRRRVPCAGHLMTPRRLWLNKIPTQCDVVIEFPEDAPDDALRWLLNKIKTSPPEGLGLSAMVRAHDSTKRTAFYVTAPMNVLFKAAEEARLPKRLRTDLGGALKEFTKRESHCFAQTKDSEGANTLFTSQERQWLVLQVLQGLRAGVSDLKALQGRAQVEEGQSIVAAWQELGLITQVFPLHETSALQQLQSSWVRKFFAPQPLDDIAAYFGVKVALYFAWLGHYTCALCVPAVLGTILYAGLWGRGQTAQDIGHVIFSLFNVAWASLYLEAWRRYSVELAFRWGTLSTPPELLEPPRPLYKGPLEESPVTGRLEPRETPAWQRRAFRYLVSFPIIGLCLVLVFVVMFLMLRLQDWLDQHSPNSNGALWDCMCMASKDWWDEKLPEQGIFSCLSVIPKVLLAGAITLMDEAYYKLAVWLNDKENYRLQSKYENHLIGKVALFQFVNSFLSLFYIAFYLRDQDKLKEQLAGLLISRQIIGNLRESAWPYLVEQWKLAKLSFKLWGALSPTQELPPPMIENKQVNEGKGSSECTSSTPKRSIGQAEVESSLYKYDGTFSDHLEMLVQMGYVVLFSAAFPLAGLCALANNLLEIRSDAFKLAHVHQRPFGQRVANIGTWQNALGMLGLAAVIVNCALIGLSGQVSRLWPGLTSTQTVILIVALEHVMLGLRSALTWLLPELPSWLAAEIARAEHCRREMQCKGPSPRQTPPSPPSSTSLSHHDHDFNSNQDIYDKTEQSVGRFHIFPSHDIQENEMERVPLAGSLATKLDNLTSSGSGGGHQSQSQSHLQPHQKEPRSSNDNIDIFATETREVTPDSPISQTSTVLLRPLQDSPLSGQSAQTVALESTQNSGACPMKPSIKLAAIPPFRGQSMKHSYSIYDKRSINLGETMSPRVSSQPIQIPEIPPFRKQAHSTMHSPVSQSPQNLGLVNASPPRIAEIPPFRPRIRSKEWMPNIEVSRMKQQELASGSDSELMKAAPSWNNMAPKTVDQPGTSTSAPSVKAQTEEEAAKAAAELAAKKSRIKQSLVKRARSVAIFSLKLKEQRAKRAEKAAQEARDALPPPPPGGELSLIPIEQLIQVDDVLNQRNLNHGGGHNNHHSSSAGSGST, from the exons CCTCGAGACTGATCCGGCGGCGAGTGCCTTGCGCAGGACACCTAATGACTCCCCGACGCCTCTGGCTGAACAAAATTCCGACCCAGTGCGATGTGGTGATTGAATTTCCAG AGGATGCACCGGATGATGCCCTCCGATGGCTGCTGAATAAGATTAAGACGTCCCCACCGGAAGGCTTGGGATTGTCGGCAATGGTGAGAGCACACGACAGTACAAAACGGACGGCGTTCTACGTCACGGCGCCGATGAATGT aCTGTTCAAGGCGGCCGAGGAGGCACGTCTGCCGAAACGACTCCGCACGGACCTGGGCGGAGCGCTGAAGGAGTTCACCAAGCGGGAAAGTCACTGTTTTGCCCAAACGAAGGACAGCGAAGGTGCGAACACGTTGTTCACCTCCCAGGAGCGCCAGTGGCTGGTACTACAG GTGCTGCAAGGACTCAGGGCAGGAGTTTCGGATCTGAAGGCCCTGCAAGGACGGGCACAGGTCGAGGAAGGCCAGAGCATAG TGGCCGCCTGGCAGGAACTGGGCCTGATAACACAAGTGTTTCCCTTACACGAAACAAGCGCCTTACAGCAGCTACAGTCGAGCTGGGTACGGAAGTTTTTTGCGCCGCAACCGTTAG ACGACATTGCTGCGTACTTTGGAGTGAAAGTGGCTTTATACTTTGCGTGGCTGGGCCATTACACGTGTGCACTGTGTGTTCCGGCCGTCCTCGGTACGATACTGTACGCCGGCCTGTGGGGCCGTGGCCAG ACGGCACAGGACATTGGCCATGTGATTTTTTCCCTGTTCAACGTGGCGTGGGCGTCCCTGTATCTGGAGGCCTGGAGGCGCTACTCGGTCGAGTTGGCCTTCCGGTGGGGCACGCTGTCCACCCCTCCGGAACTACTCGAACCACCGAGACCACTGTACAAG GGTCCACTGGAGGAAAGTCCCGTCACGGGACGGCTGGAGCCCAGGGAAACGCCGGCCTGGCAGCGACGTGCGTTCCGGTATCTAGTTAGTTTTCCAATTATTGGGCTCTGTTTAGTGCTAGTGTTTGTAGTGATGTTCCTAATGTTACGACTACAG GATTGGCTCGATCAGCACTCTCCAAATTCTAACGGTGCCCTCTGGGATTGCATGTGCATGGCGTCAAAG GACTGGTGGGACGAGAAACTCCCCGAGCAGGGCATTTTCAGCTGTTTGAGTGTGATACCGAAGGTCCTCCTGGCCGGCGCCATCACCCTGATGGACGAGGCGTACTACAAGTTGGCCGTCTGGCTCAACGACAAAG AGAACTATCGGCTGCAGTCCAAGTACGAGAACCATCTTATCGGCAAGGTGGCCCTGTTTCAGTTTGTCAACAGCTTTCTGTCGCTGTTCTACATCGCGTTTTATCTGCGCGATCAAGATAAGCTGAAGGAG CAACTGGCTGGTTTGCTTATATCGCGCCAGATTATCGGGAATCTTCGAGAGTCCGCATGGCCCTACTTGGTGGAGCAGTGGAAGCTGGCCAAGCTGAGTTTCAAGCTGTGGGGAGCGTTGAGTCCAACGCAGGAATTGCCACCCCCAATGATTGAGAACAAACAGGTCAATGAAGGCAAAGGATCCTCGGAGTGCACCTCGTCAACACCGAAGAGATCTATCGGGCAAGCCGAGGTCGAGAGTTCTCTGTACAAATACGATGGAACCTTCTCGGACCACCTGGAGATGCTGGTCCAGATGGGCTACGTGGTTCTGTTTTCGGCAGCATTTCCTCTGGCTGGACTGTGCGCCTTGGCTAACAATTTGCTGGAGATTCGGTCCGATGCGTTTAAACTTGCACACGTACATCAGAGGCCTTTCGGGCAGAGAGTGGCCAACATTGGCACCTGGCAGAATGCCCTTGGAATGCTCGGACTTGCAGCTGTGATCGTGAACTGTGCCCTGATCGGACTGTCCGGACAGGTCTCGCGACTATGGCCCGGATTGACCTCGACACAAACAGTTATTCTGATTGTGGCCCTCGAGCACGTGATGCTTGGTCTTCGATCAGCACTAACCTGGCTTCTTCCGGAACTTCCATCGTGGCTGGCCGCCGAAATAGCCCGTGCCGAGCACTGTCGTCGAGAGATGCAATGCAAGGGTCCCTCTCCTCGGCAGACCCCTCCATCTCCACCGTCGTCCACATCCCTCTCGCACCACGATCACGACTTCAACAGCAACCAGGACATCTACGACAAAACGGAACAATCCGTTGGCAG ATTTCACATCTTCCCTAGTCACGATATTCAGGAGAACGAAATGGAACGGGTCCCGTTGGCGGGCAGCTTGGCGACCAAGCTGGACAATCTAACCAGCAGCGGCAGTGGCGGCGGCCATCAGTCCCAATCGCAATCCCACCTTCAGCCCCACCAGAAAGAACCTCGCAGCAGCAACGACAACATCGACATCTTCGCAACGGAAACACGAGAGGTCACACCGGATTCGCCGATCTCGCAG ACCAGCACAGTATTATTACGACCTCTCCAAGATTCTCCCCTTAGTGGTCAATCAGCACAAACTGTTGCATTAGAATCTACACAGAACTCAGG TGCATGCCCAATGAAGCCAAGCATTAAGCTCGCTGCAATTCCGCCATTCCGGGGACAGTCGATGAAGCACAGTTATAGTATTTACGATAAGCGAAGCATCAACCTCGG TGAAACGATGAGTCCCCGAGTTTCGTCGCAGCCTATCCAGATTCCAGAGATTCCACCTTTCCGCAAGCAAGCACACTCCACCATGCACTCGCCCGTCAGCCAGAGCCCCCAGAATCTGGGCCTGGTGAACGCCTCACCACCTAGAATAGCGGAAATTCCGCCCTTCCGGCCTCGCATCCGGTCCAAGGAGTGGATGCCCAACATCGAGGTGAGCAGAATGAAG CAACAAGAACTGGCCTCCGGATCCGACTCGGAGCTGATGAAGGCAGCCCCCTCGTGGAACAACATGGCACCCAAAACGGTCGATCAGCCCGGCACCAGTACGAGCGCACCATCCGTCAAGGCCCAAACCGAAGAGGAAGCGGCCAAAG CCGCAGCCGAACTGGCCGCGAAAAAGTCCCGCATCAAGCAGAGTCTGGTCAAGCGGGCCCGATCGGTGGCGATCTTCTCGCTGAAGCTGAAGGAGCAACGCGCGAAACGTGCCGAAAAGGCCGCCCAGGAAGCTAGG GACGCCCTTCCACCGCCACCCCCGGGCGGAGAGCTATCGCTAATTCCCATCGAGCAGCTGATCCAGGTGGACGATGTCCTGAACCAGCGAAATCTGAACCACGGCGGGGGTCACAACAACCACCACAGCAGCAGTGCCGGGTCGGGCAGTACGTAA
- the LOC120422875 gene encoding anoctamin-8 isoform X3: MDQHPLLLANESIHDSGIIEDVHQESECDTGNEEYGDESNLESNLRRRKGKIISCVENASRLIRRRVPCAGHLMTPRRLWLNKIPTQCDVVIEFPEDAPDDALRWLLNKIKTSPPEGLGLSAMVRAHDSTKRTAFYVTAPMNVLFKAAEEARLPKRLRTDLGGALKEFTKRESHCFAQTKDSEGANTLFTSQERQWLVLQVLQGLRAGVSDLKALQGRAQVEEGQSIVAAWQELGLITQVFPLHETSALQQLQSSWVRKFFAPQPLDDIAAYFGVKVALYFAWLGHYTCALCVPAVLGTILYAGLWGRGQTAQDIGHVIFSLFNVAWASLYLEAWRRYSVELAFRWGTLSTPPELLEPPRPLYKGPLEESPVTGRLEPRETPAWQRRAFRYLVSFPIIGLCLVLVFVVMFLMLRLQDWLDQHSPNSNGALWDCMCMASKDWWDEKLPEQGIFSCLSVIPKVLLAGAITLMDEAYYKLAVWLNDKENYRLQSKYENHLIGKVALFQFVNSFLSLFYIAFYLRDQDKLKEQLAGLLISRQIIGNLRESAWPYLVEQWKLAKLSFKLWGALSPTQELPPPMIENKQVNEGKGSSECTSSTPKRSIGQAEVESSLYKYDGTFSDHLEMLVQMGYVVLFSAAFPLAGLCALANNLLEIRSDAFKLAHVHQRPFGQRVANIGTWQNALGMLGLAAVIVNCALIGLSGQVSRLWPGLTSTQTVILIVALEHVMLGLRSALTWLLPELPSWLAAEIARAEHCRREMQCKGPSPRQTPPSPPSSTSLSHHDHDFNSNQDIYDKTEQSVGSHDIQENEMERVPLAGSLATKLDNLTSSGSGGGHQSQSQSHLQPHQKEPRSSNDNIDIFATETREVTPDSPISQTSTVLLRPLQDSPLSGQSAQTVALESTQNSGACPMKPSIKLAAIPPFRGQSMKHSYSIYDKRSINLGETMSPRVSSQPIQIPEIPPFRKQAHSTMHSPVSQSPQNLGLVNASPPRIAEIPPFRPRIRSKEWMPNIEHTEHHLTIGPSGGAEWAKRLKAADPSIIHRSTDCIVAKQQELASGSDSELMKAAPSWNNMAPKTVDQPGTSTSAPSVKAQTEEEAAKAAAELAAKKSRIKQSLVKRARSVAIFSLKLKEQRAKRAEKAAQEARDALPPPPPGGELSLIPIEQLIQVDDVLNQRNLNHGGGHNNHHSSSAGSGST; the protein is encoded by the exons CCTCGAGACTGATCCGGCGGCGAGTGCCTTGCGCAGGACACCTAATGACTCCCCGACGCCTCTGGCTGAACAAAATTCCGACCCAGTGCGATGTGGTGATTGAATTTCCAG AGGATGCACCGGATGATGCCCTCCGATGGCTGCTGAATAAGATTAAGACGTCCCCACCGGAAGGCTTGGGATTGTCGGCAATGGTGAGAGCACACGACAGTACAAAACGGACGGCGTTCTACGTCACGGCGCCGATGAATGT aCTGTTCAAGGCGGCCGAGGAGGCACGTCTGCCGAAACGACTCCGCACGGACCTGGGCGGAGCGCTGAAGGAGTTCACCAAGCGGGAAAGTCACTGTTTTGCCCAAACGAAGGACAGCGAAGGTGCGAACACGTTGTTCACCTCCCAGGAGCGCCAGTGGCTGGTACTACAG GTGCTGCAAGGACTCAGGGCAGGAGTTTCGGATCTGAAGGCCCTGCAAGGACGGGCACAGGTCGAGGAAGGCCAGAGCATAG TGGCCGCCTGGCAGGAACTGGGCCTGATAACACAAGTGTTTCCCTTACACGAAACAAGCGCCTTACAGCAGCTACAGTCGAGCTGGGTACGGAAGTTTTTTGCGCCGCAACCGTTAG ACGACATTGCTGCGTACTTTGGAGTGAAAGTGGCTTTATACTTTGCGTGGCTGGGCCATTACACGTGTGCACTGTGTGTTCCGGCCGTCCTCGGTACGATACTGTACGCCGGCCTGTGGGGCCGTGGCCAG ACGGCACAGGACATTGGCCATGTGATTTTTTCCCTGTTCAACGTGGCGTGGGCGTCCCTGTATCTGGAGGCCTGGAGGCGCTACTCGGTCGAGTTGGCCTTCCGGTGGGGCACGCTGTCCACCCCTCCGGAACTACTCGAACCACCGAGACCACTGTACAAG GGTCCACTGGAGGAAAGTCCCGTCACGGGACGGCTGGAGCCCAGGGAAACGCCGGCCTGGCAGCGACGTGCGTTCCGGTATCTAGTTAGTTTTCCAATTATTGGGCTCTGTTTAGTGCTAGTGTTTGTAGTGATGTTCCTAATGTTACGACTACAG GATTGGCTCGATCAGCACTCTCCAAATTCTAACGGTGCCCTCTGGGATTGCATGTGCATGGCGTCAAAG GACTGGTGGGACGAGAAACTCCCCGAGCAGGGCATTTTCAGCTGTTTGAGTGTGATACCGAAGGTCCTCCTGGCCGGCGCCATCACCCTGATGGACGAGGCGTACTACAAGTTGGCCGTCTGGCTCAACGACAAAG AGAACTATCGGCTGCAGTCCAAGTACGAGAACCATCTTATCGGCAAGGTGGCCCTGTTTCAGTTTGTCAACAGCTTTCTGTCGCTGTTCTACATCGCGTTTTATCTGCGCGATCAAGATAAGCTGAAGGAG CAACTGGCTGGTTTGCTTATATCGCGCCAGATTATCGGGAATCTTCGAGAGTCCGCATGGCCCTACTTGGTGGAGCAGTGGAAGCTGGCCAAGCTGAGTTTCAAGCTGTGGGGAGCGTTGAGTCCAACGCAGGAATTGCCACCCCCAATGATTGAGAACAAACAGGTCAATGAAGGCAAAGGATCCTCGGAGTGCACCTCGTCAACACCGAAGAGATCTATCGGGCAAGCCGAGGTCGAGAGTTCTCTGTACAAATACGATGGAACCTTCTCGGACCACCTGGAGATGCTGGTCCAGATGGGCTACGTGGTTCTGTTTTCGGCAGCATTTCCTCTGGCTGGACTGTGCGCCTTGGCTAACAATTTGCTGGAGATTCGGTCCGATGCGTTTAAACTTGCACACGTACATCAGAGGCCTTTCGGGCAGAGAGTGGCCAACATTGGCACCTGGCAGAATGCCCTTGGAATGCTCGGACTTGCAGCTGTGATCGTGAACTGTGCCCTGATCGGACTGTCCGGACAGGTCTCGCGACTATGGCCCGGATTGACCTCGACACAAACAGTTATTCTGATTGTGGCCCTCGAGCACGTGATGCTTGGTCTTCGATCAGCACTAACCTGGCTTCTTCCGGAACTTCCATCGTGGCTGGCCGCCGAAATAGCCCGTGCCGAGCACTGTCGTCGAGAGATGCAATGCAAGGGTCCCTCTCCTCGGCAGACCCCTCCATCTCCACCGTCGTCCACATCCCTCTCGCACCACGATCACGACTTCAACAGCAACCAGGACATCTACGACAAAACGGAACAATCCGTTGGCAG TCACGATATTCAGGAGAACGAAATGGAACGGGTCCCGTTGGCGGGCAGCTTGGCGACCAAGCTGGACAATCTAACCAGCAGCGGCAGTGGCGGCGGCCATCAGTCCCAATCGCAATCCCACCTTCAGCCCCACCAGAAAGAACCTCGCAGCAGCAACGACAACATCGACATCTTCGCAACGGAAACACGAGAGGTCACACCGGATTCGCCGATCTCGCAG ACCAGCACAGTATTATTACGACCTCTCCAAGATTCTCCCCTTAGTGGTCAATCAGCACAAACTGTTGCATTAGAATCTACACAGAACTCAGG TGCATGCCCAATGAAGCCAAGCATTAAGCTCGCTGCAATTCCGCCATTCCGGGGACAGTCGATGAAGCACAGTTATAGTATTTACGATAAGCGAAGCATCAACCTCGG TGAAACGATGAGTCCCCGAGTTTCGTCGCAGCCTATCCAGATTCCAGAGATTCCACCTTTCCGCAAGCAAGCACACTCCACCATGCACTCGCCCGTCAGCCAGAGCCCCCAGAATCTGGGCCTGGTGAACGCCTCACCACCTAGAATAGCGGAAATTCCGCCCTTCCGGCCTCGCATCCGGTCCAAGGAGTGGATGCCCAACATCGAG CACACCGAACATCATCTCACGATCGGGCCCAGTGGAGGCGCCGAGTGGGCGAAACGTTTGAAGGCGGCCGATCCTTCCATTATTCACAGAAGCACCGACTGTATTGTAGCGAAG CAACAAGAACTGGCCTCCGGATCCGACTCGGAGCTGATGAAGGCAGCCCCCTCGTGGAACAACATGGCACCCAAAACGGTCGATCAGCCCGGCACCAGTACGAGCGCACCATCCGTCAAGGCCCAAACCGAAGAGGAAGCGGCCAAAG CCGCAGCCGAACTGGCCGCGAAAAAGTCCCGCATCAAGCAGAGTCTGGTCAAGCGGGCCCGATCGGTGGCGATCTTCTCGCTGAAGCTGAAGGAGCAACGCGCGAAACGTGCCGAAAAGGCCGCCCAGGAAGCTAGG GACGCCCTTCCACCGCCACCCCCGGGCGGAGAGCTATCGCTAATTCCCATCGAGCAGCTGATCCAGGTGGACGATGTCCTGAACCAGCGAAATCTGAACCACGGCGGGGGTCACAACAACCACCACAGCAGCAGTGCCGGGTCGGGCAGTACGTAA